A genomic region of Prionailurus viverrinus isolate Anna chromosome D4, UM_Priviv_1.0, whole genome shotgun sequence contains the following coding sequences:
- the FAM78A gene encoding protein FAM78A isoform X2, with protein sequence MSSWELPDLQEGKIEAISDSDGVNYPWYGNTTETCTIVGPTKRDSKFIISMNDNFYPSVTWAVPVSESNVAKLTNIYRDQSFTTWLVATNTSTNDMIILQTLHWRMQLSIEVNPNRPLGQRARLREPIAQDQPKILSKNEPIPPSALVKPNANDAQVLMWRPKYGQPLVVIPPKHR encoded by the exons AT GTCCAGCTGGGAGCTCCCGGACCTCCAGGAGGGCAAGATCGAGGCCATCAGTGACTCAGACGGGGTGAACTACCCCTGGTACGGCAACACCACGGAGACGTGCACCATTGTGGGCCCCACCAAGAGGGACTCCAAGTTCATCATCAGCATGAACGACAACTTCTACCCCAGCGTCACATGGGCCGTGCCCGTCAGTGAGAGCAACGTGGCCAAGCTGACCAACATCTACCGGGACCAGAGCTTCACCACGTGGCTGGTGGCCACCAACACCTCGACCAATGACATGATCATTTTGCAGACGCTGCACTGGCGTATGCAGCTCAGCATCGAGGTGAACCCCAACCGGCCCCTCGGCCAGCGCGCCAGGCTGCGGGAGCCCATCGCCCAGGACCAGCCCAAGATCCTGAGCAAGAACGAGCCGATACCGCCCAGCGCCCTGGTCAAGCCCAATGCCAACGACGCTCAGGTCCTCATGTGGCGGCCCAAGTACGGGCAGCCGCTCGTGGTGATCCCGCCCAAGCACCGGTAA
- the FAM78A gene encoding protein FAM78A isoform X1 has protein sequence MPSFLWDCWPSLEIRALLCAMGCIQSIGGKARVFREGITVIDVKASIDPIPTSIDESSSVVLRYRTPHFRASAQVVMPPIPKKETWVVGWIQACSHMEFYNQYGEQGMSSWELPDLQEGKIEAISDSDGVNYPWYGNTTETCTIVGPTKRDSKFIISMNDNFYPSVTWAVPVSESNVAKLTNIYRDQSFTTWLVATNTSTNDMIILQTLHWRMQLSIEVNPNRPLGQRARLREPIAQDQPKILSKNEPIPPSALVKPNANDAQVLMWRPKYGQPLVVIPPKHR, from the exons ATGCCCAGTTTTCTCTGGGACTGCTGGCCTTCCCTGGAGATCAGAGCGCTGCTTTGTGCCATGGGCTGTATTCAGAGCATCGGGGGCAAAGCCAGAGTCTTCCGGGAAGGCATCACCGTGATTGACGTGAAAGCCTCTATTGACCCCATCCCCACCAGCATCGATGAGTCCTCCAGCGTGGTGCTCCGCTACAGGACACCCCACTTCCGTGCCTCGGCCCAGGTGGTCATGCCACCCATCCCCAAGAAAGAGACCTGGGTCGTTGGCTGGATCCAGGCGTGCAGCCACATGGAGTTCTACAACCAGTATGGGGAACAGGGCAT GTCCAGCTGGGAGCTCCCGGACCTCCAGGAGGGCAAGATCGAGGCCATCAGTGACTCAGACGGGGTGAACTACCCCTGGTACGGCAACACCACGGAGACGTGCACCATTGTGGGCCCCACCAAGAGGGACTCCAAGTTCATCATCAGCATGAACGACAACTTCTACCCCAGCGTCACATGGGCCGTGCCCGTCAGTGAGAGCAACGTGGCCAAGCTGACCAACATCTACCGGGACCAGAGCTTCACCACGTGGCTGGTGGCCACCAACACCTCGACCAATGACATGATCATTTTGCAGACGCTGCACTGGCGTATGCAGCTCAGCATCGAGGTGAACCCCAACCGGCCCCTCGGCCAGCGCGCCAGGCTGCGGGAGCCCATCGCCCAGGACCAGCCCAAGATCCTGAGCAAGAACGAGCCGATACCGCCCAGCGCCCTGGTCAAGCCCAATGCCAACGACGCTCAGGTCCTCATGTGGCGGCCCAAGTACGGGCAGCCGCTCGTGGTGATCCCGCCCAAGCACCGGTAA